One part of the Actinotignum schaalii genome encodes these proteins:
- a CDS encoding IS630 family transposase — protein sequence MSHPAKPLALSDEERSALEKIYNSPSRPHREVVRAGALLAASQGIANLEIARRFDTSAITVRNWRKRFEEEGLTNFGKIAPGRGRKPTYSDEDYMSMIEMTLNTKPPSGDTHWSARSMAKECGMSKTTVAKVWKSLGIRPHRTDTFKLSNDPLFKEKLIDVVGLYLNPPEKALVLCVDEKSSIQALDRTQPSLPMKPGRAGTMAHDYKRHGTSTLFATLDVATGKVIARTSKRHRHQEFMAFLNLIEQTVPEDVDVHIVLDNLATHKHSKVKDWLDKHPRFTFHFTPTSSSWLNQVERFFGIITDKLIRRGVFTSVTDLEEKIMAWIKERNLTAKPFTWVADVDSLLEKIARARTTLETPTQQPES from the coding sequence ATGTCGCACCCCGCTAAACCACTCGCCTTGAGCGACGAGGAACGAAGCGCCCTGGAAAAGATCTACAACTCACCCTCACGCCCACACCGTGAAGTGGTGCGGGCCGGGGCCCTGCTAGCCGCGAGCCAGGGAATAGCTAACCTGGAGATAGCCAGGCGTTTTGATACCTCGGCTATCACGGTACGTAACTGGCGTAAACGCTTCGAAGAAGAAGGACTAACCAACTTCGGGAAAATCGCACCCGGTAGAGGACGTAAACCTACGTATTCCGACGAGGACTACATGTCCATGATCGAGATGACCCTCAACACTAAGCCTCCCAGCGGGGATACTCACTGGTCAGCACGCTCGATGGCCAAAGAGTGCGGAATGAGTAAAACCACGGTCGCGAAAGTCTGGAAATCGTTAGGGATCCGGCCCCACCGCACCGACACGTTCAAACTCTCTAACGACCCGCTATTCAAGGAAAAGCTTATAGACGTTGTCGGCCTGTACCTCAACCCTCCCGAGAAAGCACTGGTGCTATGCGTGGATGAGAAATCTTCCATCCAAGCCCTGGACCGCACCCAACCTTCCCTGCCCATGAAACCAGGTAGGGCAGGCACGATGGCTCACGACTATAAACGCCATGGCACCTCCACTCTTTTCGCGACCCTTGACGTGGCAACCGGGAAAGTCATCGCGCGTACTTCTAAGCGTCACCGCCATCAAGAATTCATGGCCTTCCTCAACCTCATCGAACAAACAGTACCCGAAGACGTGGATGTACATATCGTGTTAGACAACCTGGCAACGCATAAACACTCCAAAGTCAAAGACTGGCTCGATAAACACCCCCGCTTCACCTTCCACTTCACTCCCACCAGTTCTTCCTGGCTCAACCAAGTCGAACGCTTCTTCGGTATCATCACCGACAAACTCATCCGCAGAGGAGTGTTCACCTCAGTAACCGACCTGGAAGAAAAGATCATGGCCTGGATCAAGGAACGCAACCTTACCGCCAAACCATTCACGTGGGTAGCTGACGTGGATAGCCTCCTGGAGAAAATAGCACGCGCGAGAACAACCCTGGAAACCCCCACCCAACAACCAGAAAGCTAA
- a CDS encoding GntP family permease, producing MTLTTGGLLGVALAAIAVLLFLIIVFKVNATVALILVSGLTAIATGVPVSELFDMLLTGFSGTVGKLALIIGFGAIIGRMLEQSGGAEVLAQTLLRWFGEKRAPLALSVASLLFGFPIFFDAGLIVMFPIIFSVARRLGGPVLLYALPAAGAFQVMHGLMPPHPGPVAAATTMNINIGTVLLVGLIVAIPTWYLAGYRFALWLSKRFDVPIPNVLGSKESGRELPGKEPAFATVLFILMLPILLITGNTVTSTLQSAGIIPENAAWASALKFFGETAVALFVTALVASIILGYVRKVPWKNIDKINDAGFKSVAAIVMVAGAGGMFGSVLRETGIGTALANTLADLGIPLLLAAYLISLALRVAQGSATVAIQTTAALLAATVAGAGLNDIQTALVVVAMGAGSFFASHVNDSGFWLVGGFLQVDTKTNLKMWTTFTSVISLVSFGFCSLVYLIV from the coding sequence ATGACTCTGACAACAGGAGGCCTCCTCGGTGTCGCTCTGGCAGCGATAGCCGTTTTACTCTTCCTTATTATCGTTTTTAAAGTCAACGCTACAGTCGCGCTCATCCTAGTATCAGGCCTAACTGCTATCGCTACCGGAGTCCCAGTCAGCGAGCTATTCGATATGCTGCTCACCGGGTTCTCGGGCACCGTTGGCAAACTCGCTCTCATTATCGGGTTCGGGGCAATCATCGGGCGTATGCTCGAACAATCCGGAGGTGCTGAAGTACTCGCCCAAACCCTGCTACGTTGGTTCGGTGAAAAACGAGCACCCCTAGCCCTCTCGGTAGCGTCGCTCTTGTTCGGCTTCCCAATTTTCTTCGATGCCGGACTCATCGTCATGTTCCCGATCATCTTCTCCGTTGCCCGTCGCCTGGGCGGACCAGTACTCCTGTATGCCTTGCCAGCAGCAGGCGCGTTCCAGGTCATGCACGGACTCATGCCACCCCACCCCGGCCCCGTAGCCGCGGCTACCACGATGAATATCAATATCGGGACCGTGCTCTTGGTTGGTTTGATCGTCGCGATTCCCACCTGGTACCTGGCAGGCTACCGCTTCGCACTATGGCTGTCCAAGCGGTTCGACGTTCCCATCCCCAACGTTCTCGGATCGAAAGAATCCGGGCGTGAACTACCCGGGAAAGAACCCGCCTTCGCGACCGTCCTCTTCATCCTCATGCTCCCGATCTTGTTGATTACCGGTAACACGGTCACCAGTACCCTGCAATCAGCGGGAATCATCCCGGAAAACGCTGCCTGGGCAAGCGCACTGAAATTCTTCGGTGAAACCGCTGTCGCCCTGTTCGTTACCGCGCTAGTCGCGTCAATCATTTTGGGTTATGTACGTAAAGTACCCTGGAAGAATATCGATAAGATCAACGATGCTGGGTTCAAATCAGTAGCCGCGATCGTCATGGTCGCCGGTGCTGGTGGCATGTTCGGGTCCGTGTTACGCGAAACCGGTATCGGTACCGCGCTTGCTAACACGCTCGCCGATCTTGGTATTCCCCTGCTCCTGGCTGCCTACCTTATTTCCCTGGCACTACGAGTCGCACAAGGCTCAGCAACCGTGGCCATCCAAACCACCGCGGCCTTGCTCGCAGCCACCGTGGCAGGTGCCGGACTCAACGACATCCAAACCGCACTCGTTGTGGTGGCGATGGGAGCAGGATCCTTCTTCGCTTCCCACGTCAACGATTCCGGGTTCTGGCTAGTAGGCGGCTTCCTTCAAGTAGACACGAAAACGAATCTGAAGATGTGGACCACGTTCACCTCAGTCATATCCCTCGTATCCTTCGGTTTCTGCTCCCTGGTCTACCTCATCGTATAG
- a CDS encoding Cgl0159 family (beta/alpha)8-fold protein, producing the protein MDIARLIAGRRCPGTAHQALLTREQPASLLPNGKFLIMAADHPARGAFAAGANPRAMEDRFDLLARLCDALAVPGVSGLLGTADIIEDLALLRALDGKWVYGSMNRAGLAGAAWELDDRITGYTAKGITKAGLQGGKILLRIAYEETQTVGTLEMAGKVVTDLARRQRIAMVEPFISKREGNQVINDVSTDAVTRSIAIASGLGANSAYTVLKLPDTPDLERFARATTLPIVILGGEVSNDAAKTLHRWALLLEIPNVIGLVIGRSLLYPQSGDVQGAVANAAQLLS; encoded by the coding sequence ATGGATATTGCCAGGCTTATTGCAGGACGGCGTTGCCCGGGCACTGCTCACCAAGCCTTGCTTACACGCGAGCAACCCGCCAGCCTCCTACCCAACGGGAAATTCCTTATCATGGCCGCCGACCACCCCGCCCGGGGCGCGTTTGCCGCTGGCGCTAACCCACGCGCTATGGAAGACCGTTTCGACCTACTCGCACGCCTGTGTGACGCGCTTGCCGTGCCCGGGGTTTCCGGCCTGTTAGGAACAGCCGACATCATTGAAGACCTCGCACTCCTGAGAGCCCTGGACGGCAAATGGGTATACGGGTCGATGAACCGGGCAGGGCTCGCCGGGGCCGCCTGGGAACTCGATGACCGTATCACAGGCTATACGGCTAAAGGGATAACCAAAGCAGGCCTGCAAGGAGGGAAAATCCTGCTCCGTATCGCCTACGAGGAAACACAAACCGTTGGCACGTTAGAGATGGCAGGGAAAGTAGTCACCGACCTTGCCCGGCGCCAACGCATCGCCATGGTCGAACCCTTCATCTCAAAACGTGAAGGCAACCAGGTCATCAATGATGTTTCTACCGATGCTGTCACCCGCTCGATAGCAATCGCTTCAGGCTTGGGGGCTAACAGTGCCTACACGGTCCTCAAACTTCCCGATACCCCAGACCTGGAACGCTTCGCTCGGGCTACTACCCTTCCCATCGTTATCCTCGGCGGGGAAGTCAGCAATGACGCTGCTAAAACCCTGCACAGGTGGGCTCTCCTCTTGGAGATCCCTAACGTGATCGGCCTGGTTATTGGCCGGTCATTGCTCTATCCACAATCAGGCGACGTTCAAGGCGCCGTGGCCAACGCCGCCCAGCTTCTCTCCTAG
- the iolC gene encoding 5-dehydro-2-deoxygluconokinase: protein MVVHDVLTIGRCGVDIYPLQTNCTLEEVKTFGKFLGGSPTNVAVAAARLGEDCATLTGVGNDPFGRWVRLEMRRLGVSDEYVIVDDTLNTPVTFCEIIPPEHFPFFFYREPSAPDLQIKETDLDEDQVREAKLLWVSGTGLCEDPSYSTHMSALDMRGRKDHTVFDMDWRPMFWESVDLARERYAKVLDYATVAVGNVEECEIAVGETDPHRAATALLERGVQIAVVKQGSKGTLAKSSTEEFFIPAMNTTVVNGAGAGDAFGGSLVHGLLQGWSLEKTIRYANTAGAIVTSRIECSTAMPTQDEIEQVLAANHTDALLDTPKSVESNQ, encoded by the coding sequence ATGGTCGTCCATGATGTACTAACAATCGGACGCTGCGGCGTCGATATCTATCCCCTACAAACTAATTGCACCCTCGAAGAAGTCAAGACTTTCGGGAAATTCCTGGGAGGATCGCCTACTAACGTTGCGGTAGCAGCAGCACGCCTGGGAGAAGACTGCGCCACCCTCACCGGTGTTGGTAATGATCCTTTCGGGCGGTGGGTACGCCTGGAAATGCGCAGGCTCGGAGTATCAGATGAATACGTGATCGTTGACGATACCCTGAACACGCCTGTGACCTTCTGCGAGATTATCCCGCCCGAACATTTCCCGTTCTTCTTCTACCGTGAACCCTCGGCACCCGACCTACAGATCAAGGAAACTGACCTGGACGAAGACCAAGTTCGTGAGGCCAAACTTTTGTGGGTTTCCGGGACGGGCCTGTGTGAGGACCCCTCGTATTCAACCCACATGAGCGCGCTTGACATGCGTGGGCGTAAAGACCACACGGTTTTCGATATGGACTGGCGTCCAATGTTCTGGGAGTCAGTTGATCTGGCCCGGGAACGTTACGCCAAGGTACTCGACTACGCCACAGTTGCGGTTGGCAACGTAGAAGAATGCGAAATCGCGGTCGGGGAAACCGACCCACACCGGGCTGCGACAGCACTACTGGAACGCGGGGTCCAGATCGCTGTGGTCAAGCAAGGAAGCAAGGGCACCCTCGCGAAATCGAGCACGGAAGAATTCTTTATCCCCGCGATGAACACGACTGTGGTCAACGGGGCAGGAGCTGGGGATGCTTTCGGTGGGTCCCTTGTCCATGGGCTTTTACAGGGCTGGAGCCTGGAGAAAACGATCCGGTATGCCAACACTGCCGGCGCGATCGTGACCTCGCGTATTGAATGCTCTACCGCTATGCCCACCCAGGACGAAATCGAGCAAGTACTAGCTGCTAACCACACCGACGCACTACTCGATACACCCAAATCAGTAGAAAGCAACCAGTAA
- a CDS encoding CoA-acylating methylmalonate-semialdehyde dehydrogenase, which produces MDIPHWINGGLYTGQSEGKIEVDDPARGEIRGYLLQASREDLDYAVGVAVKAQKAWARTSLAKRTEIMYRMRQLVLDHQDEIAKAIVAEHGKDYSDAIGEIQRGRETLDFACGINVALKGETSSNISTGVDIHTLRQPLGVVSGICPFNFPVMVPMWMHPIAIATGNAFILKPAPATPSASLVIARLYKEAGLPDGVFQVISGSNDFTMAMIDHPDIRAVSFVGSTPVAKLIQERAVRAGKRVQALGGANNHAIVMPDADIEFAGKHLSAAAFGAAGERCMALPVAVAVGGIGEKLAKAVKNHAELIRVGYGLDEGVQMGPVINAQSKQRIIGAINDAEEKGAKVILDGRTLSVTGHEKGYFLGPTICTHVPQNSLLYRQETFGPVLAIVEVDTYEEAITLVNSSPYGNGAAIFTNDGGLARRFELEVEAGMVGINVPIPTPVAYYSFGGWKDSLMGDTHIHGPEGVRFYTRAKATTVRWPSEGTYEATMSFERTE; this is translated from the coding sequence ATGGATATACCTCATTGGATTAATGGTGGCCTATACACGGGGCAATCCGAAGGAAAGATTGAGGTTGATGACCCTGCTAGGGGTGAGATTCGCGGGTATTTGTTACAGGCAAGCCGTGAAGATCTTGACTACGCGGTAGGGGTTGCTGTTAAGGCTCAAAAAGCTTGGGCTCGCACCTCGTTGGCTAAGCGTACCGAGATCATGTATCGGATGCGCCAGCTTGTCCTGGACCATCAAGACGAGATCGCTAAAGCGATTGTTGCTGAGCATGGTAAGGATTATTCGGATGCTATCGGGGAGATCCAGCGTGGGCGGGAGACTCTTGATTTTGCTTGCGGGATTAACGTCGCTTTGAAAGGTGAAACCTCGTCGAATATTTCCACCGGGGTAGATATTCACACGCTACGCCAGCCCTTGGGTGTTGTTAGCGGGATTTGCCCGTTTAATTTCCCGGTGATGGTGCCTATGTGGATGCACCCGATTGCTATTGCTACCGGGAATGCTTTCATTTTGAAACCCGCACCGGCCACGCCCTCGGCTTCTCTTGTGATTGCGCGTCTGTATAAGGAAGCAGGACTGCCTGACGGGGTCTTCCAGGTTATTTCCGGGTCGAATGATTTTACGATGGCTATGATTGACCACCCGGATATAAGGGCTGTTTCTTTCGTGGGTTCAACCCCGGTGGCGAAACTGATCCAGGAGCGTGCGGTGCGCGCGGGTAAACGTGTCCAAGCATTGGGTGGGGCTAATAACCATGCGATTGTGATGCCCGATGCTGATATCGAATTCGCTGGCAAACATCTCTCAGCTGCGGCTTTCGGCGCGGCAGGTGAACGCTGCATGGCCCTGCCAGTTGCTGTCGCGGTGGGCGGGATCGGTGAAAAACTCGCGAAAGCAGTCAAGAACCACGCCGAGCTTATCCGGGTGGGTTACGGCCTGGACGAAGGCGTCCAAATGGGCCCGGTTATCAACGCTCAATCGAAACAACGCATTATTGGTGCGATCAATGATGCCGAAGAAAAAGGCGCGAAAGTCATCCTTGACGGGCGCACTCTCAGCGTTACCGGGCACGAGAAGGGGTATTTCCTCGGTCCAACTATTTGCACGCACGTCCCCCAAAATTCCCTCCTCTACAGGCAAGAAACTTTCGGTCCCGTCCTGGCCATCGTTGAGGTAGATACCTATGAAGAAGCTATCACTCTTGTCAATTCCTCGCCGTACGGCAATGGTGCAGCGATCTTCACGAATGATGGCGGCTTGGCACGTCGTTTCGAACTGGAAGTTGAAGCTGGCATGGTCGGTATCAACGTCCCCATCCCCACACCCGTAGCCTACTACTCGTTTGGTGGATGGAAAGACTCTCTCATGGGAGATACCCATATCCACGGGCCCGAAGGCGTGCGCTTCTACACGCGCGCGAAGGCCACCACGGTGCGTTGGCCTTCCGAGGGCACCTATGAAGCAACAATGTCGTTTGAACGCACCGAATAA
- a CDS encoding GntR family transcriptional regulator, protein MPRVFQRDPSLASLSDDLRAAGREPRTDVLQYRVVFADSGLAGDMHCPEGKEIVALERLRWAEGNRMGIMRNWIPADLAPSLTAISSGGLYDFFKSHGIVLRGGVQRISARSATPAEAELLHVASGAPLLRVRRSAYDESGRVVDLADHLYDADQYDLTLPLNFPA, encoded by the coding sequence ATGCCACGGGTTTTCCAACGGGATCCTTCCCTGGCTAGTCTCTCCGATGATTTACGGGCCGCGGGTCGTGAACCACGCACGGATGTTCTCCAGTATCGGGTGGTGTTTGCTGATAGTGGTCTAGCTGGCGATATGCATTGCCCGGAAGGTAAAGAGATCGTGGCTTTGGAGCGGTTGCGGTGGGCTGAGGGGAATCGTATGGGGATTATGCGTAACTGGATCCCAGCTGATCTAGCGCCCTCGCTTACCGCTATATCATCGGGTGGTCTCTACGATTTCTTCAAGAGCCATGGGATTGTGTTACGCGGTGGGGTCCAGCGTATTAGCGCGCGTAGCGCGACCCCCGCGGAAGCAGAACTCTTACACGTGGCATCCGGCGCACCGCTCTTACGGGTGCGGCGTAGTGCTTATGATGAATCCGGGCGGGTCGTGGATCTAGCCGACCACCTCTACGACGCAGATCAATACGACCTCACCCTCCCACTCAACTTCCCAGCGTGA
- a CDS encoding ABC transporter permease subunit yields the protein MTIEAAPRRKMNFAAWWDKVGILAVLVLLVVIMALIAPNFMSMNNLMNIARSISINAIIAAGMTFVIITAGIDLSVGSIVAVSGVTAVLACISGAPAIVGIIAGILAGAVAGWVNGALSAYLALAPFIVTLGMMTFLRGLGYTLTGGQPIVDNKLAFRDLGNGYMAGIPVPVIVMIIVYIICWFILERTKYGRHVYAVGGNPEAARLAGINVKRVLTSVYVIAGALSGLAGVIFAARVVSAQPTAGTGYELDAIAAVVLGGTSLAGGKGKIIGTLIGAIILGVLSTGMILMNVQFFTQLLIKGVVIILAVAIDSLKQKSTKAGK from the coding sequence ATGACTATAGAAGCTGCACCTCGACGGAAAATGAACTTCGCTGCATGGTGGGATAAGGTTGGGATTCTCGCGGTCCTTGTCCTTCTCGTCGTGATTATGGCGCTCATCGCCCCGAATTTCATGTCGATGAACAATCTCATGAATATCGCCCGTTCGATCTCTATCAACGCGATCATTGCGGCCGGTATGACCTTCGTTATTATTACTGCTGGCATCGATCTCTCTGTCGGATCAATCGTCGCCGTATCGGGTGTAACCGCAGTGTTGGCCTGTATCTCCGGAGCTCCAGCCATCGTCGGGATAATCGCTGGCATTCTTGCTGGTGCGGTCGCGGGATGGGTAAACGGTGCCCTATCGGCGTATCTAGCCCTCGCGCCCTTTATCGTGACGCTCGGCATGATGACATTCCTCCGCGGCCTCGGATACACACTGACCGGCGGCCAACCCATCGTGGATAACAAGCTAGCTTTCAGAGACCTCGGAAACGGATACATGGCCGGAATTCCAGTTCCCGTCATTGTAATGATCATTGTCTACATCATCTGCTGGTTCATCCTCGAACGAACGAAGTACGGCAGGCATGTTTACGCAGTCGGCGGCAATCCCGAGGCAGCACGGCTCGCTGGAATCAACGTAAAGCGTGTACTCACATCTGTTTACGTCATTGCAGGGGCACTCTCAGGGCTTGCGGGTGTCATTTTCGCCGCACGCGTTGTTTCCGCGCAGCCTACCGCTGGCACCGGATACGAACTTGATGCTATCGCCGCAGTTGTTTTGGGTGGCACCTCTCTCGCCGGTGGTAAAGGCAAGATCATCGGAACCCTCATCGGTGCGATCATTCTCGGAGTGCTCTCGACCGGCATGATTCTCATGAATGTCCAGTTCTTCACCCAGCTACTAATTAAGGGCGTCGTCATTATTCTCGCCGTCGCCATTGACTCCCTCAAGCAGAAGAGCACCAAGGCAGGAAAGTAG
- a CDS encoding sugar ABC transporter ATP-binding protein: MVKMTLLKLEGIRKRFGATQALGGVSFDLNAGEIHALMGENGAGKSTLMKILAGNLAADSGKIFVDGQEVHISSPNDARKHGIAIIHQEINTVPNLTVAENLCLGVEPLKHGILDREKMRSDARAKLSAIGVDIDVNRPLGSFSIGMQQMVEIARAAAEDARILVLDEPTAALSRAETEDLFRIIREQQQNGVGLIYITHRMEEVWKLADRVSVLRDGTSVGTQLLAELTPDEIVRMMVGRKIGDLYEHADRASGEVVLEAKDLKAPGVDDVSFKARAGQILGFAGLVGAGRSETVRLLMGADPMSSGTLLLKGERYHPKSPKEALESGIAMVPESRKEQGLFLDHTTASNISIASLGDFTKLGVLARGAIRKKVRQIMEVLNIRKTSTSLPVRALSGGNQQKALLGRTLMAGADLLIFDEPTRGVDIGAKREIYEIMNDLAKEGKTIIMVSSDLPEVLGMSDRIIVMRKGKVVGELDARDATEESVMSLATGATKEQA; the protein is encoded by the coding sequence ATGGTAAAAATGACGCTTCTCAAGCTCGAAGGGATCAGGAAAAGATTCGGCGCTACACAAGCGCTCGGAGGAGTTTCCTTTGATCTGAATGCCGGAGAGATTCATGCCCTTATGGGAGAAAACGGCGCTGGCAAGTCAACGTTGATGAAGATCCTGGCAGGGAATCTTGCTGCGGACAGTGGAAAGATCTTCGTTGACGGTCAGGAAGTCCATATCTCATCTCCTAACGATGCACGTAAACACGGAATCGCAATCATCCACCAAGAGATCAATACCGTCCCAAATCTGACGGTAGCCGAGAACCTCTGCCTCGGCGTTGAACCCCTCAAACACGGGATCCTTGACCGTGAGAAGATGCGTTCCGATGCACGCGCCAAGTTATCGGCCATTGGAGTGGACATCGACGTGAACAGGCCTCTCGGTTCGTTTTCCATCGGTATGCAGCAGATGGTCGAAATTGCTCGTGCTGCTGCCGAGGATGCCCGCATCCTCGTTCTCGACGAACCAACTGCCGCGCTTTCCCGAGCTGAAACAGAGGATCTTTTCAGAATTATTCGGGAACAGCAGCAAAATGGTGTCGGCCTTATCTACATCACTCACCGCATGGAAGAAGTGTGGAAGTTGGCTGATAGGGTGTCCGTTCTTCGGGACGGAACGTCTGTCGGAACGCAGCTTCTAGCCGAATTAACGCCTGACGAAATCGTGCGAATGATGGTCGGTAGAAAAATCGGTGATCTCTACGAACACGCAGACCGTGCATCGGGAGAAGTGGTGCTTGAGGCAAAGGATCTCAAAGCGCCTGGAGTTGATGACGTCTCCTTCAAAGCTCGCGCCGGTCAAATTCTTGGATTTGCAGGATTGGTCGGTGCCGGGCGTTCGGAAACCGTCAGGTTACTTATGGGAGCAGATCCCATGAGTAGCGGAACTTTGCTACTCAAAGGCGAAAGATATCATCCTAAAAGTCCCAAGGAGGCCCTGGAATCTGGCATTGCCATGGTGCCGGAATCCAGAAAGGAACAAGGTCTGTTCTTGGATCACACAACGGCATCGAATATCTCGATTGCCTCTCTGGGTGACTTCACCAAACTCGGCGTGCTCGCGCGAGGTGCAATTCGAAAGAAAGTTCGCCAGATCATGGAGGTGCTCAATATTCGAAAAACCTCCACAAGTCTTCCAGTAAGAGCTCTTTCAGGAGGAAACCAACAAAAGGCACTTCTCGGCCGCACTCTCATGGCAGGTGCCGATCTTTTGATTTTCGATGAACCCACGCGCGGTGTTGACATCGGGGCGAAAAGGGAGATCTACGAAATCATGAATGATCTGGCTAAAGAAGGTAAAACCATCATCATGGTTTCCTCTGACCTCCCAGAAGTCCTGGGAATGTCTGATCGCATCATCGTTATGCGAAAAGGAAAAGTCGTGGGAGAACTCGATGCACGAGACGCCACAGAAGAATCGGTCATGAGCCTCGCGACCGGAGCAACAAAGGAACAAGCATGA
- a CDS encoding ABC transporter substrate-binding protein — protein MRTAKKALAITTSILLAATFSGCTSGDSATEAPKPDKIEKIGLMVQDMSNPFFSAMDKGAKEAAEKIGATLNVQDAKLDLANQNTQIDTFIQQGVDLIVVSAVDESGLQPAIERARQAGIFVVAVDTPAKGADAIVMTDAVQAGEIACTYLFEQMGGKGNILVVDGTPIQTITDRIKGCNQAMKNFPGIKEVGHQNSQNDRATGLSVTTDMLTAASDVQGIFGMNDPSALGATLAVQQAGRTSEIKVVGIDASPEGLQELRTAGSPFVGTATQEPAKMVEKAIEVGQQLARGESLAETTILIPSQIITRDAVDEYPGW, from the coding sequence ATGAGAACAGCAAAAAAGGCGCTCGCCATCACGACAAGCATTCTGCTCGCCGCAACTTTCTCGGGTTGCACTTCAGGTGACTCCGCTACGGAAGCGCCGAAACCTGACAAGATCGAGAAAATCGGCTTGATGGTGCAGGACATGTCGAACCCCTTCTTCTCGGCTATGGATAAGGGAGCGAAAGAAGCAGCCGAGAAGATTGGCGCGACCCTCAACGTCCAAGATGCCAAACTTGATCTGGCGAATCAGAATACTCAGATTGACACGTTCATTCAGCAAGGCGTGGACCTTATCGTTGTCTCCGCCGTTGACGAGTCCGGCCTCCAACCCGCTATCGAACGTGCCCGACAGGCAGGGATCTTCGTGGTAGCTGTTGATACTCCTGCAAAGGGCGCAGATGCCATTGTTATGACCGATGCCGTGCAGGCTGGCGAAATTGCATGCACCTATCTATTCGAACAGATGGGTGGCAAGGGAAATATTTTGGTTGTTGATGGTACACCTATTCAAACGATCACAGATCGCATTAAGGGCTGCAATCAAGCAATGAAGAATTTCCCCGGCATTAAGGAGGTCGGGCACCAGAACTCGCAAAATGACCGCGCCACCGGTCTCTCCGTCACTACCGACATGCTTACTGCAGCCAGCGATGTCCAGGGCATCTTTGGAATGAACGACCCGTCCGCACTTGGTGCGACGCTTGCCGTGCAGCAGGCTGGACGTACAAGTGAAATTAAGGTGGTAGGAATCGACGCTTCTCCCGAAGGACTCCAGGAACTCCGAACCGCTGGTTCTCCCTTTGTCGGCACGGCCACCCAAGAGCCCGCAAAGATGGTCGAAAAAGCAATCGAGGTTGGGCAGCAGCTTGCTCGTGGGGAATCGCTCGCGGAAACCACTATCCTCATTCCTTCGCAAATCATCACCCGTGATGCGGTAGACGAATACCCGGGATGGTAA